From Alienimonas californiensis, a single genomic window includes:
- a CDS encoding diacylglycerol kinase family protein, translated as MPLSKPRPPRPGFTPAGRWSSFVYAARGLAMLVRTQPNARLHALAAVLVTFAGWALEVDAAGWRHLAAAIAAVWAAEAFNTAFELLCDVVHPDYHPMVRDAKDAAAGAVLAVSLGAAAVGVFTLGPPLWAWLSEAQAANSR; from the coding sequence TTGCCCCTCTCGAAGCCCCGACCGCCGCGGCCCGGGTTCACGCCGGCGGGGCGGTGGTCGAGCTTCGTCTACGCCGCCCGCGGGTTGGCGATGCTGGTTCGCACCCAGCCGAACGCCCGGCTGCACGCCCTGGCGGCGGTGTTGGTGACCTTCGCCGGGTGGGCACTGGAGGTAGACGCCGCCGGGTGGCGCCATCTGGCGGCGGCGATCGCGGCGGTCTGGGCCGCGGAGGCGTTCAACACCGCCTTTGAACTGCTGTGCGACGTGGTGCATCCGGACTATCACCCGATGGTCCGCGACGCCAAAGACGCCGCCGCCGGGGCGGTGCTGGCCGTCAGCCTGGGGGCGGCGGCGGTCGGGGTCTTCACGCTGGGACCGCCGCTATGGGCCTGGCTGAGCGAAGCGCAGGCGGCGAACAGTCGGTAG
- a CDS encoding DUF1501 domain-containing protein, whose translation MNVHPARERDLHLTRRRFFGRTAGGMGAGIGAAALSSLLGRDLGAAEAGSGTGGATAPVRDAAAGGLHFAPKAKRVISLFMSGAPSQLDMWDYKPELNKMFDADLPDSVRNGQRITTMTSGQARFPLAPSKYKFARHGKQGAWISELLPHTAGVVDDLCVVKSMWTEAINHDPAITYIQTGSQLPGRPSIGAWASYGLGSLNEDLPTFVVLHSSWSGRKSAQALYNRLWGSAFLPTRHAGVAMRSKGDPVLYLSDPPGVSRAARRDVLDGLAALNQKTLDDYGDPEIATRIAQYEMAYRMQTSVPELMDLSGETQETLDLYGPDVNTPGTFAANCLLARRLAERDVRFTQIFIRGWDQHGNIAGDLPKQCQDVDQACAALVTDLKRRGLLDDTLVVWGGEFGRTVYCQGKLTKENYGRDHHPRCFTTWLAGGGVKPGIVYGETDDFSYNVTEKPVHIHDLNATILHQLGVNHEKLTYRYQGRDFRLTDVHGEVVHDLLA comes from the coding sequence ATGAACGTCCACCCCGCCCGCGAACGCGACCTGCATCTGACCCGTCGCCGGTTCTTCGGCCGTACGGCCGGGGGGATGGGCGCCGGGATCGGGGCCGCGGCGCTCTCCTCGCTGCTCGGTCGCGATTTGGGGGCCGCGGAGGCGGGTTCAGGGACGGGGGGGGCGACCGCCCCCGTCCGCGACGCGGCGGCCGGCGGGCTGCACTTCGCTCCCAAGGCGAAGCGGGTCATTTCGCTCTTTATGAGCGGCGCCCCCAGTCAGCTCGATATGTGGGACTATAAGCCGGAGTTGAACAAGATGTTCGACGCGGACCTGCCGGACAGCGTCCGCAACGGCCAGCGGATCACCACGATGACCAGCGGGCAGGCCCGCTTCCCGCTGGCCCCCAGCAAATACAAGTTCGCCCGCCACGGCAAGCAGGGCGCCTGGATCAGCGAACTGCTCCCGCACACCGCCGGGGTCGTGGACGACCTCTGCGTCGTTAAAAGCATGTGGACGGAGGCGATCAACCACGACCCCGCCATCACCTATATTCAAACCGGCTCCCAGCTGCCCGGCCGTCCCTCCATCGGGGCGTGGGCCAGCTACGGGCTGGGCAGTTTGAACGAGGATCTGCCCACCTTTGTGGTGCTGCACTCCTCCTGGAGCGGCCGGAAATCCGCCCAGGCGCTGTATAACCGCCTGTGGGGCAGCGCGTTCCTGCCGACCCGCCACGCCGGCGTGGCCATGCGGAGCAAGGGCGATCCGGTGCTGTACCTCTCCGACCCCCCCGGCGTATCCCGGGCGGCCCGGCGGGACGTGCTGGACGGGTTGGCGGCGTTGAACCAGAAAACGCTGGACGATTACGGCGATCCGGAGATCGCCACCCGCATCGCCCAGTACGAGATGGCCTACCGCATGCAGACCAGCGTGCCGGAATTGATGGACCTCTCCGGCGAAACGCAGGAGACGCTGGACCTCTACGGCCCGGACGTCAATACCCCCGGCACCTTCGCCGCGAACTGCCTGCTGGCCCGTCGACTGGCGGAGCGGGACGTGCGGTTCACGCAGATCTTCATCCGCGGCTGGGACCAGCACGGCAACATCGCCGGCGACCTGCCCAAGCAATGCCAGGACGTCGACCAGGCCTGCGCCGCCCTCGTCACGGACCTGAAACGCCGCGGCCTGCTGGACGACACCCTCGTCGTCTGGGGCGGCGAGTTCGGCCGCACGGTCTATTGCCAGGGCAAATTGACGAAGGAGAACTACGGTCGGGACCACCACCCCCGCTGCTTCACGACCTGGCTGGCCGGCGGCGGCGTGAAGCCGGGCATCGTCTACGGCGAGACGGACGATTTTAGTTACAACGTCACTGAGAAGCCGGTGCACATCCACGATTTAAACGCCACGATCTTGCATCAACTCGGCGTGAACCACGAGAAGCTCACCTACCGCTACCAGGGCCGCGACTTCCGCCTGACGGACGTGCACGGGGAAGTGGTCCATGACCTCCTCGCCTGA
- a CDS encoding DUF4142 domain-containing protein produces the protein MLTRALSLAAAVALAAPAFAQDQTPPPQDDLSRVQEQIRSGADATQNQLDGAQQQINRTQDRVQDRVEGRQDRIQGRVDGVQDGAVPNRPGNRQDMRPGDRPLTRDGQDRRMQPRDGQPGADAPMMNVRGNASAVPSDALVRWVRQDNQAEIALAEYAKQKSQNPAVKDFAEKMIQAHTQFGQKLEALGGGPSAPAADLPSRRTSAFRGGTPDPAADAAATDAAAIEDQVADDVLRQDALTSEEAAVDQIVDEVTDAADTALADTPQDPAQNPNGLQERTAMRPVQGNRGGSTADLLAFREQLTERHGKTLKQNFDKLSPADFDKAYASQQIGAHVAMLETLAMAAEQVDGPAADVFKAGRVDTQQHLTMAIGLLNDVTNNPAAGNANNRGANNRGANNRAANN, from the coding sequence ATGCTCACTCGTGCGCTCTCTCTCGCCGCGGCCGTCGCCCTTGCGGCCCCGGCCTTCGCTCAAGACCAAACGCCCCCGCCGCAAGACGATCTCTCCCGGGTTCAAGAGCAGATCCGCAGCGGGGCTGACGCCACTCAGAACCAGCTCGACGGCGCGCAACAGCAGATCAACCGGACGCAGGACCGCGTGCAGGATCGCGTCGAAGGCCGGCAGGACCGGATTCAGGGTCGGGTCGACGGCGTTCAGGACGGCGCCGTCCCGAATCGGCCGGGGAACCGGCAGGACATGCGTCCCGGCGATCGGCCGCTGACCCGCGACGGCCAGGACCGCCGTATGCAGCCCCGCGACGGCCAGCCGGGCGCCGACGCGCCGATGATGAACGTCAGGGGGAACGCCTCGGCGGTGCCGAGCGACGCTCTCGTCCGCTGGGTTCGCCAGGACAATCAGGCGGAGATCGCCCTCGCCGAGTACGCCAAGCAGAAGTCGCAGAACCCCGCTGTCAAGGACTTCGCCGAGAAAATGATCCAGGCCCACACCCAGTTCGGGCAGAAGCTTGAGGCGCTGGGCGGCGGCCCGTCGGCGCCGGCCGCGGACTTGCCGAGCCGTCGCACCAGCGCCTTCCGCGGCGGAACGCCCGACCCGGCCGCCGACGCCGCCGCGACGGACGCCGCCGCCATTGAGGACCAGGTCGCCGACGACGTGCTGCGGCAGGACGCGCTCACCAGCGAAGAGGCGGCGGTCGATCAGATCGTGGACGAGGTGACGGACGCCGCCGACACGGCTCTCGCCGACACCCCGCAGGACCCGGCCCAGAACCCGAACGGCCTGCAGGAACGGACCGCGATGCGTCCGGTGCAGGGGAACCGTGGCGGCTCCACGGCGGACCTGCTCGCCTTCCGTGAGCAGCTCACGGAACGCCACGGCAAAACGCTGAAGCAGAATTTCGACAAGCTCAGCCCGGCGGACTTCGACAAGGCCTACGCCAGCCAGCAGATCGGTGCTCATGTGGCGATGCTCGAGACCCTCGCCATGGCCGCCGAACAGGTCGACGGACCCGCCGCCGATGTGTTCAAGGCCGGCCGCGTCGACACCCAGCAGCACCTGACGATGGCGATCGGCCTGCTGAACGACGTCACCAACAACCCGGCGGCCGGCAACGCTAACAACCGCGGCGCCAACAACCGCGGCGCGAATAATCGGGCCGCGAACAACTGA
- a CDS encoding deoxyribodipyrimidine photo-lyase, translating into MATQLIEPARVRKLTDAAPRPGDYVLYWMQASQRAEHNPALEYAARQANELKLPLLVGFGLTDDYPGANLRHYRFMLEGLAEVEASLARRGIGFTLRHDDPDRTALALAEDAAAVVVDRGYLRLQKQWRQTVAESLKGECAFTQVEGDVVVPVELASDKREYAARTIRPKILKHRDRFLVELKPTPLDRDAGGLSIPDGLDLSDVPALCDSLTLDRSVGPVSQFFEGGTTAAKTRLRSLLDGGFRNYSAHRNQPQTDDLSYLSMALHFGQISPVEAVLMTLERFPEGENTEDFLEEAIVRRELTHNYVHYTPRDYDSYSALPDWARTTLAEHSGDEREHVYTREELENAATHDDYWNAAMREMKHTGYMHNYMRMYWGKKILEWTNTPEYGNRITREINDKYFLDGRDPNSYANVNWVYGLHDRPWTERPVFGKTRYMNANGLRRKCDIDGYVEKVDRLVERAEG; encoded by the coding sequence ATGGCCACGCAACTGATCGAACCGGCACGCGTCCGCAAGCTGACCGACGCCGCCCCCCGGCCCGGCGACTACGTGCTCTACTGGATGCAGGCCTCCCAGCGGGCGGAGCACAATCCCGCCCTGGAATACGCCGCCCGGCAGGCGAACGAACTAAAACTGCCCCTTCTCGTCGGCTTCGGACTGACGGACGACTATCCCGGCGCCAACCTGCGGCACTATCGGTTCATGCTGGAAGGGCTGGCGGAGGTCGAAGCCTCGCTGGCCCGCCGGGGGATCGGCTTCACGCTCCGGCACGACGACCCGGACCGAACGGCGCTCGCCCTCGCCGAGGACGCCGCCGCAGTCGTGGTGGACCGCGGCTATCTGCGGCTCCAAAAGCAATGGCGGCAGACCGTTGCGGAGTCGCTGAAAGGCGAATGCGCGTTCACCCAGGTGGAGGGGGACGTCGTCGTCCCGGTGGAACTGGCCAGCGACAAGCGGGAATACGCCGCCCGCACGATTCGGCCCAAGATCCTCAAACACCGCGACCGATTTCTGGTGGAATTGAAGCCGACGCCGCTGGACCGGGACGCGGGGGGCCTGTCGATCCCCGACGGGCTGGACCTGTCCGACGTCCCGGCGCTGTGCGATTCGCTGACGCTGGACCGGTCAGTCGGGCCGGTCTCCCAGTTCTTCGAGGGCGGCACGACCGCCGCGAAAACCCGCCTGCGAAGCCTGCTGGACGGCGGCTTCAGGAATTATTCCGCCCACCGCAACCAGCCGCAGACCGACGACCTGTCCTACCTCTCGATGGCCCTGCACTTCGGGCAGATCTCCCCCGTCGAAGCCGTGCTGATGACGCTCGAACGCTTCCCGGAGGGGGAGAACACGGAGGACTTTTTGGAGGAGGCGATCGTCCGCCGGGAGCTGACGCACAACTACGTGCATTACACGCCCCGCGACTACGACAGCTACTCCGCCCTGCCCGACTGGGCCAGGACCACGCTCGCCGAGCACTCCGGCGACGAGCGGGAGCACGTCTATACGCGGGAGGAGTTGGAGAACGCCGCGACCCACGACGACTACTGGAACGCCGCGATGCGGGAGATGAAGCACACCGGCTATATGCACAACTACATGCGCATGTACTGGGGCAAGAAGATTCTCGAATGGACGAACACGCCGGAGTACGGCAACCGGATCACCCGGGAAATCAACGACAAATACTTCCTCGACGGCCGCGACCCGAACAGTTACGCCAACGTCAACTGGGTCTACGGCCTGCACGACCGCCCGTGGACGGAGCGGCCGGTGTTCGGCAAGACTCGCTATATGAACGCCAACGGCCTGCGTCGCAAATGCGACATCGACGGCTACGTTGAGAAGGTGGATCGCCTCGTGGAACGGGCGGAGGGCTGA
- the lnt gene encoding apolipoprotein N-acyltransferase, with the protein MPPLAPPTVAPATTSPSAHDRVAPVTASTKPQPAAGLTTNEPTVRAILREAVPVTVVRPPARTAWLCGALAAALLWACFYPLAWGPLAWAALVPLCLLVRSPVRTRWEVRALWACGFVGTACQIQWMRLGDVAMYPAWLALSLYLGLYFPAFVLACRGLVHRVKVPFAVAVPVVWCGLELIRGRLMTGFGWNLLAHSQWDWTTLIQIADVGGAYLVGAVVALGNAALALLVPGSVLNRLGLIPNDEPPPARFAPLWPAIGTACVLAGVLIYGTVRRAGAEFPAGPRVALVQTDHPSSLRSDPEQADARFTSIRHLSAAATPYRPDLVVWPESAFPYPLFAVQEDVSEEAFAAAATPVAPPEYFRSNVGGVALASLAESAGAYLLTGTTAGEIADPDGDGPQPARFTRYGSAAMAAPTGGRGADGLARGALMGRYDKRHRVVFGEYVPNLPGLAKLTPFTEQPGQQIGIGEGAHAVAFRIDALGTDPAEGQPRPSYTVAPLICYEDTVPHLVRDTVNALPANGANKQTGPDVLAVLSNDGWFDDSAEQEQHLAVSLFRAVETRTPLVRAANTGVSAVIDGDGVPRTPNVFLDEQGQPVDLSALSNAALPDDRACVLIADVPLDPRRSLYLWWGDWLAFLCAAAACVGFLLNLRRTPAPTAAAA; encoded by the coding sequence ATGCCCCCGCTCGCTCCCCCGACGGTCGCCCCCGCGACGACCAGTCCGTCGGCCCACGACCGGGTCGCTCCGGTGACGGCCTCGACGAAGCCCCAACCGGCCGCCGGGCTGACGACGAACGAGCCGACGGTCCGGGCGATCCTGCGGGAGGCCGTTCCCGTCACCGTGGTCCGCCCGCCGGCGAGGACCGCCTGGCTGTGCGGCGCCCTCGCCGCGGCGCTGCTGTGGGCCTGCTTCTATCCGCTGGCCTGGGGCCCGCTGGCCTGGGCGGCGCTGGTTCCGCTCTGTCTGCTGGTGCGGAGCCCGGTTCGCACCCGGTGGGAGGTGCGGGCGCTGTGGGCCTGCGGCTTCGTGGGAACCGCCTGCCAGATCCAGTGGATGCGGCTGGGCGACGTCGCCATGTATCCGGCCTGGCTGGCGCTGAGCCTGTACCTCGGCCTGTATTTTCCGGCGTTCGTGCTGGCCTGCCGGGGGTTGGTGCACCGGGTGAAGGTCCCCTTCGCCGTCGCCGTGCCGGTGGTCTGGTGCGGACTCGAACTGATTCGCGGCCGCCTGATGACCGGGTTCGGCTGGAACCTGCTGGCCCATTCGCAGTGGGACTGGACCACCCTGATCCAGATCGCGGACGTCGGCGGGGCCTACCTCGTCGGGGCGGTCGTGGCGCTGGGCAACGCGGCCCTCGCCCTGCTGGTGCCGGGTTCCGTTCTGAACCGGCTCGGATTGATCCCGAACGACGAACCGCCCCCCGCCCGCTTCGCCCCGCTGTGGCCGGCGATCGGGACCGCCTGCGTGTTGGCCGGCGTGCTGATTTACGGCACAGTCCGCCGGGCCGGCGCCGAGTTCCCCGCCGGCCCGCGGGTGGCCCTCGTGCAGACCGATCACCCCAGCAGCCTGCGGAGCGATCCGGAGCAGGCCGACGCCCGGTTCACCTCGATTCGGCACCTCTCCGCCGCCGCGACGCCCTACCGGCCGGACCTGGTCGTCTGGCCGGAGAGCGCCTTCCCCTACCCGCTGTTCGCGGTGCAGGAGGACGTGTCCGAGGAGGCGTTCGCCGCCGCCGCCACGCCGGTCGCCCCGCCGGAGTACTTTCGCAGCAACGTCGGCGGCGTGGCGCTGGCCTCGCTGGCGGAGAGCGCCGGCGCCTACCTGCTGACCGGCACGACCGCCGGCGAGATCGCCGACCCGGACGGCGACGGTCCGCAACCGGCCCGGTTCACCCGCTACGGCTCCGCCGCGATGGCCGCCCCGACCGGCGGCCGCGGCGCCGACGGCCTCGCCCGCGGCGCCCTGATGGGCCGCTACGACAAACGGCACCGCGTCGTCTTCGGCGAGTACGTCCCGAACCTGCCCGGCCTCGCCAAGCTCACCCCCTTCACGGAGCAGCCCGGCCAACAGATCGGCATCGGCGAGGGCGCCCACGCCGTCGCCTTCCGCATCGACGCCCTCGGAACCGATCCCGCCGAGGGCCAGCCGCGGCCGTCGTACACCGTCGCCCCGCTGATCTGCTACGAGGACACCGTGCCGCACCTCGTCCGGGACACCGTCAACGCCCTGCCCGCCAACGGGGCGAACAAACAAACGGGGCCGGACGTGCTGGCCGTGTTGAGCAACGACGGCTGGTTCGACGACAGCGCCGAGCAGGAACAGCACCTCGCCGTCAGCCTGTTCCGGGCCGTTGAGACCCGCACCCCGCTGGTGCGGGCGGCGAACACTGGCGTGAGCGCCGTGATCGACGGCGACGGCGTCCCCCGCACCCCGAACGTGTTCCTCGACGAACAGGGCCAGCCGGTGGACCTGTCCGCCCTGTCCAACGCCGCCCTGCCGGACGACCGGGCCTGCGTGCTGATCGCCGACGTGCCGCTGGACCCACGCCGCAGCCTCTATCTGTGGTGGGGCGACTGGCTGGCCTTCCTGTGCGCCGCCGCCGCCTGCGTAGGCTTCCTGCTGAACCTTCGGCGCACGCCGGCCCCGACCGCTGCGGCGGCCTGA
- a CDS encoding DUF1570 domain-containing protein produces the protein MVKVAFLLALLAATVFSGTALGREPRVRPTTGRSLIELTGPDGPVQGRLELRSDSAAWLTDDLGALHAVPLAGVRDFRRVDDRFAPLPMPAAAARLRAECEEDAAVFATRRYLVVRHASRTPGTFGAKLERTYAAATGWFARHGAPPREPEFPLIAVVHRDFDAFAEAAAAEGAAPSPRSVPRALKGYYSPQSNRLSVWEPPGGASDASFEATLVHEAVHQIAFNTGLHHRTGGTPRWVAEGLATALEAPAFLSATGSVRPSDRVNPGRLHHFRTHLHADGYLEALVCGPGGDDLTGRDSLTFYAEAWAFTFFLMHTRGDRYARYLRTVGETTAADAAADDPAARRAAFIAAFGTPPGRLEGELERFVAAL, from the coding sequence GTGGTAAAAGTCGCGTTCCTCCTCGCCCTGCTGGCCGCGACGGTGTTCAGCGGGACGGCGTTGGGGCGGGAGCCGCGGGTTCGACCGACGACGGGGCGGTCGCTGATCGAGCTGACCGGCCCCGACGGCCCGGTGCAGGGCCGGTTGGAACTGCGGAGCGACTCCGCCGCCTGGCTGACGGACGATCTCGGTGCCCTGCACGCCGTCCCGCTGGCCGGGGTGCGGGATTTTCGCCGGGTCGACGACCGCTTCGCCCCGCTGCCGATGCCCGCCGCGGCGGCCCGGCTGCGGGCGGAATGCGAAGAGGATGCAGCGGTGTTTGCCACGCGGCGGTATCTCGTGGTGCGGCACGCCAGTCGCACGCCGGGGACGTTCGGGGCGAAGCTGGAGCGGACCTACGCGGCGGCGACCGGCTGGTTCGCCCGGCACGGGGCGCCGCCGCGGGAGCCGGAGTTCCCGCTGATTGCCGTGGTGCACCGAGACTTCGACGCGTTCGCCGAGGCCGCCGCCGCGGAGGGCGCCGCCCCCTCGCCACGCTCCGTGCCGCGGGCGCTGAAGGGGTACTACAGTCCGCAAAGCAACCGGCTGAGCGTCTGGGAGCCGCCGGGCGGAGCGTCGGATGCCTCGTTTGAAGCGACCCTCGTTCATGAGGCGGTTCATCAGATCGCCTTCAACACCGGCCTGCACCACCGCACCGGCGGCACGCCGCGGTGGGTCGCCGAGGGGCTGGCCACGGCACTGGAGGCCCCAGCGTTTCTCTCCGCGACCGGGTCCGTGCGGCCGTCGGACCGCGTGAACCCCGGCCGGCTGCATCACTTCCGCACGCATCTGCACGCGGACGGCTATCTGGAGGCGCTGGTCTGCGGGCCGGGTGGGGACGACCTGACCGGCCGCGATTCGCTGACGTTCTACGCCGAGGCGTGGGCCTTCACCTTCTTCCTGATGCACACCCGCGGCGACCGCTACGCCCGTTATCTGCGGACCGTCGGCGAAACGACCGCCGCCGACGCCGCCGCCGACGACCCCGCGGCCCGCCGGGCGGCGTTCATCGCCGCCTTCGGCACCCCGCCGGGGCGGTTGGAGGGCGAACTGGAGCGGTTCGTCGCGGCGCTCTGA
- a CDS encoding NAD-dependent epimerase/dehydratase family protein — translation MTADPPRPAGRVLVTGAAGFIGSKVVELLRRSGAEVIGADDLNPYYSPSLKRARLDWLERLDAPGPFTFHHVDLADRRAAERLFDSAGPVACVIHLAAQAGVRHSLSHPHAYAAANLDGFLNVLEGCRRLASVSAGDCGDPDRPPPHLVYASSSSVYGANEAATLKTSDPADHPLSLYAATKRANELMAHSYAHLYGLPCTGLRFFSVYGPWGRPDMAAWIFTERILNNEPIEVFGEGKMSRSFTYIDEVAEAVVRVAALPPTAPPPGALPDRPDVGVGPVRILNVGGDESVELMRLVAAVEAACGRTAEKRFLPMQPGDVPATAADTAPLEALVGLTPRTTVEDGIARFVAWYQEFHGL, via the coding sequence ATGACCGCCGATCCGCCCCGCCCCGCCGGCCGCGTGCTGGTCACCGGAGCCGCGGGCTTCATCGGCTCCAAAGTCGTGGAGTTACTGCGCCGCAGCGGGGCGGAGGTGATCGGGGCGGACGATCTGAACCCCTATTATTCGCCCTCCCTGAAGCGGGCCCGGCTGGACTGGCTGGAGCGGCTGGACGCCCCCGGCCCCTTCACCTTCCACCACGTCGACCTGGCGGACCGCAGGGCGGCGGAGCGGTTGTTCGACTCCGCCGGGCCGGTCGCCTGCGTGATTCACCTCGCCGCCCAGGCCGGGGTGCGGCATAGCCTGTCCCACCCGCACGCCTACGCGGCGGCGAATCTGGACGGGTTCCTCAACGTGCTCGAGGGCTGCCGACGGTTGGCGAGCGTCTCCGCCGGCGATTGCGGAGACCCGGATCGCCCGCCGCCGCATCTGGTGTACGCCTCCAGCAGCAGCGTCTACGGGGCGAACGAGGCCGCGACGCTGAAGACCTCCGACCCGGCCGATCACCCGCTGAGCCTCTACGCCGCCACCAAGCGGGCCAATGAATTGATGGCCCACAGTTACGCCCACCTGTACGGCCTGCCCTGCACGGGCCTGCGGTTCTTCAGCGTCTACGGCCCCTGGGGCCGCCCGGACATGGCGGCGTGGATCTTCACGGAGCGGATCTTAAACAACGAGCCGATCGAGGTGTTCGGCGAGGGGAAGATGAGCCGTAGCTTCACCTATATCGACGAGGTCGCCGAGGCGGTCGTCCGCGTCGCCGCCCTGCCGCCGACCGCCCCGCCGCCGGGCGCCCTGCCGGACCGCCCGGACGTCGGCGTCGGCCCGGTCCGCATTTTGAACGTGGGCGGCGACGAATCGGTCGAACTGATGCGGCTGGTCGCCGCCGTCGAAGCCGCCTGCGGACGCACGGCGGAGAAGCGGTTCCTGCCCATGCAGCCCGGCGACGTGCCCGCCACCGCCGCGGACACCGCCCCGCTGGAGGCCCTCGTCGGCCTGACCCCGCGAACGACCGTCGAGGACGGCATCGCCCGCTTCGTGGCGTGGTATCAAGAGTTTCACGGGCTCTGA
- a CDS encoding cold-shock protein, with the protein MAEGTIKRLTDKGFGFIDAGTGKDLFFHMSNVEGIHFDELTEGQRVSFHSGQGPKGPRAENVTPI; encoded by the coding sequence ATGGCTGAGGGCACGATTAAGCGACTGACGGACAAAGGGTTCGGGTTCATCGACGCCGGTACCGGCAAGGACCTGTTCTTCCACATGTCCAATGTCGAAGGCATCCACTTCGACGAACTCACGGAGGGGCAGCGCGTCTCCTTCCACTCCGGCCAGGGCCCCAAGGGTCCCCGCGCCGAAAACGTCACCCCCATCTAG
- a CDS encoding putative toxin-antitoxin system toxin component, PIN family, translated as MATPRLILDTNLLVGAAYAPGSSSGRLLAAATAGTVRLIVSPATFAEYRFIVPRAVRRPGGVERVLAALRRAEAVVPTAEENAAARGVSEDPDDDKFLALAAAAGADALLSNDRHLLDVGEYAGVPIRRPGAWTRGEDGI; from the coding sequence TTGGCGACGCCCCGCCTGATCCTCGACACAAACCTGCTGGTCGGGGCGGCGTACGCACCGGGCTCCTCCAGCGGGCGGTTGCTCGCCGCGGCAACGGCGGGGACGGTGCGGTTGATCGTCAGTCCGGCGACGTTCGCGGAGTATCGGTTCATCGTTCCCCGGGCCGTCCGGCGGCCGGGCGGGGTGGAGCGCGTGCTGGCGGCCCTGCGGCGGGCGGAGGCGGTCGTGCCGACGGCGGAGGAGAACGCCGCCGCCCGCGGGGTCAGCGAGGACCCGGACGACGACAAGTTCCTCGCCCTCGCCGCCGCGGCCGGGGCGGACGCGCTGCTGTCGAACGACCGTCATCTGTTGGACGTGGGCGAATACGCCGGCGTGCCGATCCGTCGGCCGGGGGCGTGGACGCGGGGCGAGGACGGGATCTAG
- the uvsE gene encoding UV DNA damage repair endonuclease UvsE yields the protein MPAKTKSPAVKLPKDPAKHIGPRPAPAPLPDVRPLRLGLCCTFDDQHLNFRVATATHLSKLSREGAQAKLGEILAHNARAMNQAIRFCDAVNIRAFRASSRLLPLRTHPDVGYDPESLPAGRASVALFREAGRRAEDAGIRTLLHPEQITVLSAHDPAVAANAVDELIHQAEMAEWLRADTLIIHAGGGYGDKPAALARFAENVRGLPSGVRDRLAVENDDRVFTPADLLPACEALRLPMVYDAHHHRVLPDGLSEDAVTRAASATWAECDKPAGLPREPVFHLSSPKEGWDGPKPHRHADFIAPADWPAAWDQILSAGGQLTVEVEAKAKERAVARLAAALAGR from the coding sequence GTGCCTGCCAAAACGAAATCGCCCGCCGTCAAGCTGCCGAAGGACCCGGCCAAGCACATCGGCCCCCGCCCCGCCCCGGCGCCGCTGCCGGACGTGCGGCCGCTGCGGTTGGGCCTGTGCTGCACCTTCGACGATCAGCACCTCAACTTCCGCGTCGCCACCGCGACCCACCTGTCGAAGCTCTCGCGGGAGGGAGCGCAGGCGAAGCTGGGCGAGATCCTCGCCCACAACGCCCGGGCGATGAATCAGGCAATCCGGTTCTGCGATGCGGTGAACATTCGGGCGTTCCGGGCCTCCAGCCGGCTGTTGCCGCTCCGCACGCACCCGGACGTCGGCTACGACCCGGAATCGCTGCCCGCCGGCAGGGCCAGCGTGGCCCTGTTCCGCGAGGCCGGCCGGCGGGCGGAGGACGCCGGCATTCGCACCCTGCTCCACCCGGAGCAGATCACCGTCCTGTCCGCCCACGACCCGGCCGTCGCCGCGAACGCCGTCGACGAGCTGATCCATCAGGCGGAGATGGCCGAGTGGCTGCGGGCGGACACCCTCATCATTCACGCCGGCGGCGGCTACGGGGACAAACCGGCGGCACTGGCCCGCTTCGCCGAGAACGTGCGGGGATTGCCGAGCGGCGTCCGCGATCGGCTGGCGGTGGAGAACGACGACCGCGTCTTCACCCCCGCCGACCTGCTGCCCGCCTGCGAGGCCCTGCGGCTGCCAATGGTCTACGACGCCCACCACCACCGCGTGCTGCCGGACGGCTTAAGCGAAGACGCCGTCACCCGGGCCGCGAGCGCTACGTGGGCGGAGTGCGACAAGCCCGCCGGCCTGCCCCGTGAGCCGGTATTCCACCTCTCCAGCCCCAAGGAGGGCTGGGACGGTCCGAAGCCGCATCGTCACGCGGACTTCATCGCCCCCGCCGACTGGCCGGCGGCGTGGGACCAGATTCTCAGTGCCGGCGGGCAACTCACGGTGGAGGTGGAGGCGAAGGCGAAGGAGCGGGCCGTCGCCCGCCTCGCCGCGGCGCTGGCCGGCCGCTGA